aaggaagaaagaggaggaaggagaaaggaagggaggagaaaggagggaaggaagaaaggggagggaaggagaaaggagggaaggaagaaaggggaggggaggagaaaggaggaagggaggtaataacattttcctcctttcgttcacTGCTGCAAGTTATTATTTAAATGTATTGCTGGCTGAgaaggaagtgttgccaactcctaATAACTACTGCTGTATGCACCTCTCAACTATATTAACTAACTATAATATTAGTAGTGATGGGTAACGATGACTGGCTTACATGGGATTGTATTAGTGTAAAAGAATGGCCATCTTTAATTACTGCCATCTTTAGTAGTGATTGGTTACTATTCTTCGCAGTGATAATTACTATCTGATAGGTTGCTATCAAGAGTGATTTGTCATTAACAAATCTCCACTTGACCTTACCCTGGTATCCTTACAGCAGCACACCCACGGCTCCAGGCAGCAGCCACAGGAATGAGGCACATCTCTAATGGTGAGAATGATGCCGTCAACCCCAACTTTGTGAACCGCAACCCTCGCAACATGGAGATGCTGCGGCTGGCACGGAAACCTGAAGGATGGGACCTGGAGGCTTCTTCTCCATTGTATTGGTACAAGTACGTCAATTTGTACAGAATGTTCTCAGATTATTATTTACAAGGAAAGTTCTTGGACTTATTTATACAAGTATGTTAATTTGCACAGAATGTTGTCTGATGTTCAATTACTAGGTTTATTTATAGTGAAAGTTCTCTAATGTATTTTTGCAAGTTAGTTGAGTAAATTATTACAGGGAATGCTCAGTACATTGTCAGAACTGTAGCTCATATTGGAACAGACAGCATCCTTCCTACCCTTATAGATTTCTTATTCTCCATTCTTCAATTGATATGATGGCCAGTAATTTTACAGGTAATTACACTATCAAGAAGTATTAGGCTGCATGGCTTTTCAGGGCAACTTAAGTACAATAAATTTTTCCTTTAGTTGGTAATGTCAGTCAGCATTATACCATTGGTTGCGGTATACTTGTGAACTTGTATGGGTATTTTCTGTTAATACTACTCAGGAAAATTTTGCTGTAATATGAAAATTCGATGTTGTAAAAAAAGGTTAGTCAGATTTATTTTGACACATAGTTTTCATATCTGGTATATTTTTATCCTCCTGGTGTGACTATAGTTGTAAGGGTGAGCATGACATAGTAAACCTAGCCTGAGTGCCCCGTTCCCCTTCCCGGTGAGCATGACACAGTAAACCTAGCCTGAGTGCCCCGTTCCCCTTCCCCAGACTCATGCTGGAGCAAAGCAACAGGCACTCCACAGGCTGGGTGGAGCACCACACTGGCACCACCGTGGTCTCCGCCTCCACCCGGGAGTGGGCCATCAAACAGCAGCTGTACTCCACCACCGACACCAGCGCCATCCGTAACATTGGCCACGTCCTGGCGCGCCGCTGCCTGGAGTCTGGCATCACGGAGGTCTACACCGAACTGGACCAGTACGCAGAGTCCTCAgcaaaggtaaagagagaaggaaggctcTTTttgcttctattcttcttcttcatgttattatcattattattgttattattattattaatagtagtagtgtcaatattatttttattattattattattattattattattattgtcacctTGTTATTGTGGTCCTTTTGCTAATAAtactcttatcattattattgctattatggTTAAG
The nucleotide sequence above comes from Eriocheir sinensis breed Jianghai 21 chromosome 65, ASM2467909v1, whole genome shotgun sequence. Encoded proteins:
- the LOC126987475 gene encoding 39S ribosomal protein L18, mitochondrial-like (The sequence of the model RefSeq protein was modified relative to this genomic sequence to represent the inferred CDS: added 180 bases not found in genome assembly), whose protein sequence is MQALRGAVWSPLAGRASAAHPRLQAAATGMRHISNGENDAVNPNFVNRNPRNMEMLRLARKPEGWDLEASSPLYWYKLMLEQSNRHSTGWVEHHTGTTVVSASTREWAIKQQLYSTTDTSAIRNIGHVLARRCLESGITEVYTELDQYAESSAKVKLFLSALREGGMELKEPRFIHERAVTLLSERREVLPWNVQEEEVVPKQTSPSTSSSSS